From the Musa acuminata AAA Group cultivar baxijiao chromosome BXJ3-7, Cavendish_Baxijiao_AAA, whole genome shotgun sequence genome, one window contains:
- the LOC135642649 gene encoding stearoyl-[acyl-carrier-protein] 9-desaturase, chloroplastic-like, which translates to MASRMAFRPQALPCFSCPSKRRNARSPRVSMASTVGSSSSSSAVSNKVETPKKPFSQQDVHSQVTHSLPPQKIEIFKSLEDWAENNILVHLKPVEKCWQPQDFLPDPSSEGFYEEVKELRERSKEIPDDYFVCLVGDMITEEALPTYQTMLNTLDGVRDETGASPTSWAIWTRAWTAEENRHGDLLNKYLYLSGRVDMKQIEKTIQYLIGSGMDPRTENNPYLGFIYTSFQERATFVSHGNTARLAKEHGDLKLAQICGIIASDEKRHETAYTKIVEKLFEIDPNGTVLAFSDMMKKKISMPAHLMYDGRDDNLFGHFSAVAQRLGIYTAKDYADILEFLVTRWKIGDLTGLSGEGNKAQDFVCTLAPRIRRLEERAQARAKQAPAIPFSWIYGREVLL; encoded by the exons ATGGCTTCTCGAATGGCCTTCCGACCACAGGCGCTCCCCTGCTTCTCTTGCCCAAGCAAGAGGCGGAATGCCAGATCTCCCCGAGTCTCCATGGCCTCCACCgttggctcctcctcctcctcctccgccgtctcCAACAA GGTTGAGACTCCAAAAAAACCCTTTTCTCAGCAAGATGTACATAGTCAAGTCACGCACTCACTGCCGCCTcaaaagattgagattttcaAGTCATTAGAAGATTGGGCAGAAAATAATATCCTGGTGCATCTGAAGCCTGTTGAAAAATGTTGGCAGCCACAAGATTTTCTGCCAGATCCTTCGTCGGAGGGATTTTATGAAGAAGTCAAGGAACTGAGGGAACGTTCAAAGGAGATCCCTGATGATTATTTTGTTTGCTTGGTTGGAGACATGATTACTGAGGAAGCCCTTCCTACATATCAGACAATGCTGAACACTCTTGATGGTGTCCGAGATGAGACAGGTGCAAGCCCGACTTCTTGGGCTATTTGGACTAGGGCTTGGACTGCTGAAGAGAATAGACATGGTGACCTTCTCAACAAGTACCTATATCTTTCAGGAAGAGTGGACATGAAGCAAATTGAGAAAACAATTCAGTATTTAATTGGTTCTGGAATG GATCCACGGACAGAGAACAACCCCTACCTTGGTTTTATATACACTTCATTTCAAGAGCGAGCAACCTTCGTATCCCATGGAAATACCGCTAGGCTCGCCAAGGAACATGGGGATCTAAAATTAGCTCAGATATGTGGAATAATTGCCTCTGACGAAAAGCGCCATGAGACCGCGTACACTAAAATAGTGGAGAAGCTGTTTGAGATAGATCCAAATGGCACAGTGCTTGCATTTTCAgacatgatgaagaagaagatctcAATGCCTGCCCATTTAATGTACGATGGACGAGATGATAACCTCTTTGGCCATTTCTCAGCAGTTGCTCAGCGGCTGGGCATCTACACTGCCAAGGACTATGCCGATATACTTGAGTTCCTCGTCACCAGGTGGAAAATAGGGGACCTAACGGGACTCTCTGGTGAAGGGAACAAGGCCCAGGATTTTGTCTGTACTTTGGCTCCCAGGATAAGGAGACTGGAGGAAAGAGCACAAGCCAGAGCTAAACAAGCTCCAGCTATTCCTTTCAGCTGGATCTATGGCAGGGAAGTGCTACTCTAA
- the LOC103992585 gene encoding uncharacterized protein LOC103992585 isoform X1, with the protein MKSFSSGSLQTDPSNRKLCSCSIFHAAAFLCMVFVFGTSFVAFDYKEKMSAEIPTDAVEITRGNLQTDLSKLQTPRANSWSHESTQSKSCESPCISSGSEPLPKGIVMRKSDLEMVPLWGPPKAKESVSSQKSLLAIPVGIKQKEIVNKIVTKFASHDFTVMLFHYDGVVDEWKDLQWSEGALHISAINQTKWWFAKRFLHPDIVAPYRYIFLWDEDLEVQNFHPERYLSIVEREGLEISQPALDPAKSQIHHQITARLRKGHVHRRMYKFNGGGKCSKKSSSPPCTGWVEMMAPVFSRAAWRCAWHMIQNDLIYAWGLDMNLGYCAQGDRTKKVGVVDSEYIVHTGLPTLGGSDEKMGSSDLHAANHRFAVRRRSYVELEIFRNRWQKAMAEDKCWTNSYPEH; encoded by the exons ATGAAGTCATTCAGCTCT GGCTCTCTTCAAACAGATCCCTCAAATAGGAAATTATGCTCTTGTAGCATCTTCCATGCAGCTGCTTTCCTGTGTATGGTGTTCGTTTTCGGGACTTCCTTTGTTGCATTTGACTATAAAGAG AAGATGTCAGCTGAGATCCCCACTGACGCCGTAGAGATCactcgaggcaatttgcaaactGACCTATCAAAATTACAGACCCCTCGAGCAAATTCATGGTCCCATGAGTCCACTCAGTCCAAGTCATGCGAG AGTCCTTGCATATCTTCGGGAAGTGAACCATTACCTAAAGGAATTGTTATGAGGAAGTCAGACCTGGAAATGGTGCCTCTATGGGGTCCTCCAAAAGCAAAG GAAAGTGTCAGTTCACAGAAAAGTTTATTGGCGATTCCGGTTGGAATAAAGCAAAAGGAAATCGTGAATAAGATTGTAACGAAG TTTGCTTCCCATGACTTCACTGTGATGCTTTTTCACTATGATGGTGTTGTCGATGAATGGAAAGATTTACAATGGAGTGAGGGCGCTCTACATATTTCTGCAATCAATCAAACAAAATG GTGGTTTGCAAAGCGCTTCTTACATCCAGACATAGTTGCACCATACAGGTATATCTTCCTATGGGATGAGGACCTTGAAGTGCAAAATTTTCATCCTGAAAG ATACTTGAGCATTGTTGAGAGGGAAGGCTTAGAGATATCACAACCTGCACTTGACCCTGCGAAATCTCAGATTCACCATCAAATTACTGCACGATTAAGGAAAGGGCACGTGCACAG AAGGATGTACAAGTTCAATGGTGGTGGAAAATGTTCCAAGAAAAGCAGTAGCCCTCCATGTACTGG GTGGGTAGAAATGATGGCTCCTGTTTTCTCAAGAGCTGCCTGGCGTTGTGCATGGCATATGATTCAA AATGACTTGATTTATGCATGGGGTCTCGATATGAATCTTGGTTACTGTGCTCAG GGTGACCGCACCAAAAAAGTTGGGGTGGTGGACAGTGAATACATAGTTCATACGGGGCTGCCTACACTTGGTGGGTCTGATGAGAAAATG GGATCTTCCGATTTGCATGCTGCTAATCACAGATTTGCA GTGAGACGGCGGTCTTATGTGGAACTCGAGATCTTTCGGAACAGATGGCAGAAGGCCATGGCAGAAGATAAATGCTGGACCAATTCATACCCTGAACACTGA
- the LOC103992585 gene encoding uncharacterized protein LOC103992585 isoform X3, producing the protein MGSLQTDPSNRKLCSCSIFHAAAFLCMVFVFGTSFVAFDYKEKMSAEIPTDAVEITRGNLQTDLSKLQTPRANSWSHESTQSKSCESPCISSGSEPLPKGIVMRKSDLEMVPLWGPPKAKESVSSQKSLLAIPVGIKQKEIVNKIVTKFASHDFTVMLFHYDGVVDEWKDLQWSEGALHISAINQTKWWFAKRFLHPDIVAPYRYIFLWDEDLEVQNFHPERYLSIVEREGLEISQPALDPAKSQIHHQITARLRKGHVHRRMYKFNGGGKCSKKSSSPPCTGWVEMMAPVFSRAAWRCAWHMIQNDLIYAWGLDMNLGYCAQGDRTKKVGVVDSEYIVHTGLPTLGGSDEKMGSSDLHAANHRFAVRRRSYVELEIFRNRWQKAMAEDKCWTNSYPEH; encoded by the exons ATG GGCTCTCTTCAAACAGATCCCTCAAATAGGAAATTATGCTCTTGTAGCATCTTCCATGCAGCTGCTTTCCTGTGTATGGTGTTCGTTTTCGGGACTTCCTTTGTTGCATTTGACTATAAAGAG AAGATGTCAGCTGAGATCCCCACTGACGCCGTAGAGATCactcgaggcaatttgcaaactGACCTATCAAAATTACAGACCCCTCGAGCAAATTCATGGTCCCATGAGTCCACTCAGTCCAAGTCATGCGAG AGTCCTTGCATATCTTCGGGAAGTGAACCATTACCTAAAGGAATTGTTATGAGGAAGTCAGACCTGGAAATGGTGCCTCTATGGGGTCCTCCAAAAGCAAAG GAAAGTGTCAGTTCACAGAAAAGTTTATTGGCGATTCCGGTTGGAATAAAGCAAAAGGAAATCGTGAATAAGATTGTAACGAAG TTTGCTTCCCATGACTTCACTGTGATGCTTTTTCACTATGATGGTGTTGTCGATGAATGGAAAGATTTACAATGGAGTGAGGGCGCTCTACATATTTCTGCAATCAATCAAACAAAATG GTGGTTTGCAAAGCGCTTCTTACATCCAGACATAGTTGCACCATACAGGTATATCTTCCTATGGGATGAGGACCTTGAAGTGCAAAATTTTCATCCTGAAAG ATACTTGAGCATTGTTGAGAGGGAAGGCTTAGAGATATCACAACCTGCACTTGACCCTGCGAAATCTCAGATTCACCATCAAATTACTGCACGATTAAGGAAAGGGCACGTGCACAG AAGGATGTACAAGTTCAATGGTGGTGGAAAATGTTCCAAGAAAAGCAGTAGCCCTCCATGTACTGG GTGGGTAGAAATGATGGCTCCTGTTTTCTCAAGAGCTGCCTGGCGTTGTGCATGGCATATGATTCAA AATGACTTGATTTATGCATGGGGTCTCGATATGAATCTTGGTTACTGTGCTCAG GGTGACCGCACCAAAAAAGTTGGGGTGGTGGACAGTGAATACATAGTTCATACGGGGCTGCCTACACTTGGTGGGTCTGATGAGAAAATG GGATCTTCCGATTTGCATGCTGCTAATCACAGATTTGCA GTGAGACGGCGGTCTTATGTGGAACTCGAGATCTTTCGGAACAGATGGCAGAAGGCCATGGCAGAAGATAAATGCTGGACCAATTCATACCCTGAACACTGA
- the LOC103992585 gene encoding uncharacterized protein LOC103992585 isoform X2: MKSFSSGSLQTDPSNRKLCSCSIFHAAAFLCMVFVFGTSFVAFDYKEMSAEIPTDAVEITRGNLQTDLSKLQTPRANSWSHESTQSKSCESPCISSGSEPLPKGIVMRKSDLEMVPLWGPPKAKESVSSQKSLLAIPVGIKQKEIVNKIVTKFASHDFTVMLFHYDGVVDEWKDLQWSEGALHISAINQTKWWFAKRFLHPDIVAPYRYIFLWDEDLEVQNFHPERYLSIVEREGLEISQPALDPAKSQIHHQITARLRKGHVHRRMYKFNGGGKCSKKSSSPPCTGWVEMMAPVFSRAAWRCAWHMIQNDLIYAWGLDMNLGYCAQGDRTKKVGVVDSEYIVHTGLPTLGGSDEKMGSSDLHAANHRFAVRRRSYVELEIFRNRWQKAMAEDKCWTNSYPEH; this comes from the exons ATGAAGTCATTCAGCTCT GGCTCTCTTCAAACAGATCCCTCAAATAGGAAATTATGCTCTTGTAGCATCTTCCATGCAGCTGCTTTCCTGTGTATGGTGTTCGTTTTCGGGACTTCCTTTGTTGCATTTGACTATAAAGAG ATGTCAGCTGAGATCCCCACTGACGCCGTAGAGATCactcgaggcaatttgcaaactGACCTATCAAAATTACAGACCCCTCGAGCAAATTCATGGTCCCATGAGTCCACTCAGTCCAAGTCATGCGAG AGTCCTTGCATATCTTCGGGAAGTGAACCATTACCTAAAGGAATTGTTATGAGGAAGTCAGACCTGGAAATGGTGCCTCTATGGGGTCCTCCAAAAGCAAAG GAAAGTGTCAGTTCACAGAAAAGTTTATTGGCGATTCCGGTTGGAATAAAGCAAAAGGAAATCGTGAATAAGATTGTAACGAAG TTTGCTTCCCATGACTTCACTGTGATGCTTTTTCACTATGATGGTGTTGTCGATGAATGGAAAGATTTACAATGGAGTGAGGGCGCTCTACATATTTCTGCAATCAATCAAACAAAATG GTGGTTTGCAAAGCGCTTCTTACATCCAGACATAGTTGCACCATACAGGTATATCTTCCTATGGGATGAGGACCTTGAAGTGCAAAATTTTCATCCTGAAAG ATACTTGAGCATTGTTGAGAGGGAAGGCTTAGAGATATCACAACCTGCACTTGACCCTGCGAAATCTCAGATTCACCATCAAATTACTGCACGATTAAGGAAAGGGCACGTGCACAG AAGGATGTACAAGTTCAATGGTGGTGGAAAATGTTCCAAGAAAAGCAGTAGCCCTCCATGTACTGG GTGGGTAGAAATGATGGCTCCTGTTTTCTCAAGAGCTGCCTGGCGTTGTGCATGGCATATGATTCAA AATGACTTGATTTATGCATGGGGTCTCGATATGAATCTTGGTTACTGTGCTCAG GGTGACCGCACCAAAAAAGTTGGGGTGGTGGACAGTGAATACATAGTTCATACGGGGCTGCCTACACTTGGTGGGTCTGATGAGAAAATG GGATCTTCCGATTTGCATGCTGCTAATCACAGATTTGCA GTGAGACGGCGGTCTTATGTGGAACTCGAGATCTTTCGGAACAGATGGCAGAAGGCCATGGCAGAAGATAAATGCTGGACCAATTCATACCCTGAACACTGA